In Penaeus monodon isolate SGIC_2016 chromosome 7, NSTDA_Pmon_1, whole genome shotgun sequence, the following are encoded in one genomic region:
- the LOC119575691 gene encoding DNA-directed RNA polymerase II subunit RPB1-like has translation PLPPFSLSLDFLSLWLSLSLSFWMYERASRENNQEKLHLEKLHLENSTWKTQPGKNSTWKKLHMENSTWKTQPGKNSTWKTPPGKNSTWKTKPGKKSNLENTGKTTRKTQPGKPPPRKLHTVWKPCHRLLHFPSSASVTSPAAPSSPPQHRLLHFPSSASVTSPAAPPSPPQQRLHHLPSSASITSPAHASSPPQHASHLPARPQLTSPAALTSPPTPAPLLHLPAAPSPPQQRLSLPSTASFTSPARLSHAPQHASHLPAAPPHLPSTPPSPPSTPPHPQHASSPPSTLSPQHRLLTSPAALLTSPAAPSPHLPQRLLHTPRLPPSRLLTSPAAPPHLPARLFTPQPPPSPPSSSSPPQQRLITSQHASITSPARASSPPQQRLLTSPAAASSPLPATPPHLPSQRLLHLPSSASTSPAAPPHLPSTPPHLPSSASSPPSRPSSPPQQRLLTSQHSSFTPQHPLTSPADLLTSPAPEASSTSSASSPPSRRSSLPERLITSPSSSSSSSSSSSSSSSSSSSSSSSS, from the exons CTGGATGTACGAGCGAGCCTCAAG GGAAAACAACCAGGAAAAACTCCACCTGGAAAAACTCCACCTGGAAAACTCCACCTGGAAAACTCAACCAGGAAAAAACTCCACCTGGAAAAAACTCCACATGGAAAACTCCACCTGGAAAACTCAACCAGGAAAAAACTCCACCTGGAAAACTCCACCTGGAAAAAACTCCACCTGGAAAACtaaaccaggaaaaaaatccAACCTTGAAAACACCGGGAAAACAACCAGGAAAACTCAACCGGGAAAGCCTCCACCTAGAAAACTCCACACCGTGTGGAAGCCCTGC CACCGCCTCCTTCACTTCCCCAGCAGCGCCTCCGTCACCTCCCCAGCAGCGCCTTCATCACCTCCCCAGCACCGCCTCCTTCACTTCCCCAGCAGCGCCTCCGTCACTTCCCCAGCAGCGCCTCCGTCACCTCCCCAGCAGCGCCTTCATCACCTCCCCAGCAGCGCCTCCATCACCTCCCCAGCA caCGCCTCCTCACCTCCCCAGCACGCCTCTCACCTCCCCGCACGTCCTCAGCTCACCTCCCCAGCAGCTCTCACCTCCCCACCTACCCCAGCACCGCTCCTTCACCTCCCCGCAGCCCCCTCACCTCCCCAGCAGCGCCTCTCACTCCCCAGCAccgcctccttcacctccccagcaCGCCTCTCCCACGCTCCCCAGCACGCCTCTCACCTCCCAGCAGCGCCTCCTCACCTCCCCAGCacgcctccttcacctcccagCACGCCTCCTCACCCCCAGCACGCCTCCTCACCTCCCAGCACGCTCTCACCCCAGCACCGCCTCCTCACCTCCCCAGCagccctcctcacctccccagcagcgccttccccccacctcccccagcgCCTCCTTCACACTCCACGCCTCCCACCCAGCCGCCTCCTCACCTCCCCAGCagcccctcctcacctcccagcACGCCTCTTCACTCCCCAGccgcctccttcacctcccagCAGCTCCTCACCTCCCCAGCAGCGCCTCATCACCTCCCAGCACGCCTCCATCACCTCCCCAGCACGCGCCTCCTCACCTCCCCAGCAGCGCCTCCTCACCTCCCCAGCAGCCGCCTCCTCACCTCTCCCAGCaacccctcctcacctccccagccagcgcctccttcacctccccagcaGCGCCTCCACCTCCCCAGCAGCGCCTCCTCACCTCCCCAGCACGCCTCCTCACCTCCCCAGCAGCGCCTCCTCACCTCCCAGCAGGCCTTCATCACCTCCCCAGCAGCGCCTCCTCACCTCCCAGCACAGCTCCTTCACTCCCCAGCACCCTCTCACCTCCCCAGCAGACCTCCTCACCTCCCCAGCACCCGAGGCCTCTTCCACCAGCAGCGCCTCCTCACCTCCCAGCAGACGCTCCTCACTCCCAGAGCGCCTCATCACCTCCCCA tcatcatcatcatcatcatcatcatcatcatcatcatcatcatcatcatcatcatcatcatcatcatcttca